A region of Curvibacter sp. AEP1-3 DNA encodes the following proteins:
- a CDS encoding sialic acid TRAP transporter substrate-binding protein SiaP, which yields MTFKRISLALAASLVVAAPAFAQTKLKWAHVYEPSEPFHTASVWAAQEIQKRTNGRYQIDVYPASQLGKENDINQGLALGTVDIIISGSSFAAKAFPRIGVTYYPYTFRNVDHLLAYTKSDIYKELTAGYEQKSGNEIIATTYYGTRHTTSNKPIAKCADMKGLKMRVPDVPAYLAMPRACGANTSPIAFAEVYLALQNGTVEAQENPLPTIEAKKFYEVQKHIVLTGHIVDHLNTVVAGALWKKLSDADKKIFTDVALEAAAKASKEVAAREGELAAIFRSKGVSVTDVNTNEFRDTVLKNVPFEQFGYQKADWDRIQAIK from the coding sequence ATGACATTCAAACGCATTTCGCTGGCCCTGGCTGCAAGCCTGGTGGTCGCCGCCCCCGCTTTCGCGCAGACCAAGCTCAAATGGGCCCACGTCTACGAGCCCAGTGAGCCGTTCCACACCGCGTCCGTCTGGGCTGCGCAGGAAATCCAGAAACGCACCAACGGCCGCTACCAGATCGATGTGTACCCTGCCTCGCAGCTGGGCAAGGAAAACGACATCAACCAAGGCCTGGCCCTGGGCACGGTGGACATCATCATTTCGGGCTCCAGCTTTGCGGCCAAGGCTTTCCCCCGTATCGGAGTGACCTACTACCCCTACACCTTCCGCAACGTAGACCACCTGCTGGCCTACACCAAGAGCGACATCTACAAAGAGCTGACCGCCGGCTACGAGCAAAAGAGCGGCAACGAAATTATTGCCACCACCTACTACGGCACCCGCCACACCACCAGCAACAAGCCGATTGCCAAGTGCGCCGACATGAAGGGCCTGAAGATGCGCGTGCCTGACGTGCCCGCCTACCTGGCCATGCCGCGTGCCTGCGGCGCCAACACCTCGCCGATTGCGTTTGCCGAGGTCTACCTCGCACTGCAAAACGGCACGGTCGAAGCCCAGGAGAACCCGCTGCCCACCATCGAAGCCAAGAAGTTCTATGAGGTGCAAAAGCACATCGTGCTGACGGGCCACATCGTGGACCACCTCAACACCGTAGTCGCTGGCGCCTTGTGGAAAAAGCTCTCGGACGCTGACAAGAAAATCTTCACCGATGTGGCCCTTGAAGCCGCAGCCAAAGCCTCCAAGGAAGTGGCTGCCCGCGAAGGCGAACTGGCTGCCATCTTCCGCAGCAAAGGCGTGAGCGTGACGGACGTGAACACCAACGAGTTCCGCGACACCGTGCTCAAGAACGTGCCTTTTGAGCAGTTCGGCTACCAGAAAGCTGACTGGGATCGCATCCAGGCCATCAAGTAA
- the ltrA gene encoding group II intron reverse transcriptase/maturase, with translation MSRVVDRDNMQLAYSRVMKNRGAPGIDGMRCEDLKTWLKVNWSQVKKSLLDGTYRPQAVRRVDIPKPQGGVRTLGVPTVVDRLIQQALHQAMQPLFEPTFSQSSYGFRPGKSAKQAVSKAAEYIRGGKRWVVDMDLEKFFDRVNHDVLMARVARQVQDKTVLSLIRRFLEAGMMANGVETPRYEGTPQGGPLSPLLSNILLTDLDRELEARKLLFCRYADDCNIYVSSQRAGQRIMEGIKRFLANRLKLTVNETKSAVERPWKRKFLGYSVTAQRASKIRIAKESTQRLMHAVRTYCAQGRGRPLPQTIEKLNPVLRGWMNYFSLTQSHKPIEALDMWVRRRLRALMWRQWKRTKTRESKMLALGLDAQRAWKSSVNGHGPWWNAGAKHLRQALPTKYFTQLGLVSLVATHQHLQRPT, from the coding sequence ATGAGCCGAGTCGTGGATCGCGACAACATGCAGCTCGCTTACAGCCGAGTCATGAAGAATCGCGGCGCACCCGGCATTGACGGAATGCGCTGTGAAGACCTCAAGACGTGGCTCAAAGTGAACTGGTCGCAAGTAAAGAAGTCGTTACTGGATGGAACCTACCGCCCCCAAGCGGTACGTCGGGTGGACATACCCAAGCCGCAAGGCGGGGTACGCACGCTCGGAGTGCCCACGGTGGTGGACAGGCTGATTCAGCAGGCGCTACATCAGGCGATGCAACCCCTGTTTGAACCTACCTTCTCGCAAAGCAGCTACGGCTTCAGACCGGGGAAAAGTGCGAAGCAGGCGGTAAGCAAAGCGGCAGAGTACATCCGTGGCGGCAAGCGCTGGGTGGTGGACATGGACCTGGAGAAATTCTTCGACCGTGTCAACCACGACGTGCTGATGGCGCGGGTGGCACGCCAGGTACAGGACAAAACCGTCCTGAGCCTGATACGCAGGTTTCTGGAGGCCGGGATGATGGCCAACGGGGTAGAGACACCACGGTACGAGGGTACACCGCAAGGCGGCCCCCTGTCACCACTACTGTCCAACATCCTGTTGACTGATTTAGACCGGGAGCTAGAGGCACGCAAGCTGCTGTTTTGCAGGTATGCGGATGACTGCAACATCTACGTGAGCAGTCAGCGGGCGGGCCAACGCATCATGGAGGGCATAAAGAGGTTTCTTGCAAACCGGCTCAAGCTCACTGTGAACGAGACCAAAAGTGCGGTTGAGCGGCCATGGAAACGCAAGTTTCTGGGATACAGCGTGACAGCACAACGAGCCAGCAAAATCCGAATAGCCAAGGAAAGCACGCAACGCCTGATGCACGCCGTGCGCACATACTGTGCACAGGGACGGGGCAGGCCACTGCCCCAGACCATCGAAAAGCTAAATCCGGTTTTACGGGGATGGATGAACTACTTCAGCCTGACCCAGAGCCACAAGCCCATCGAAGCACTGGATATGTGGGTACGTAGACGGCTACGCGCCCTGATGTGGAGGCAATGGAAAAGGACAAAGACGCGGGAATCCAAAATGCTCGCACTCGGGCTCGATGCCCAGCGGGCATGGAAGTCCAGCGTCAATGGCCATGGTCCATGGTGGAACGCCGGTGCCAAACACCTGCGCCAAGCTCTCCCGACGAAATACTTCACGCAACTCGGGCTGGTCTCGCTGGTGGCAACCCACCAGCACCTCCAGCGTCCTACTTGA
- a CDS encoding TRAP transporter small permease codes for MTLHSSLPLSGGAAESRPVETSAEALVASFAEADQHTVDLSGYGVEDWICLGFFWTMAGLVFLQFFSRYVLNDSFAWTEELAVYCLMPVVFIGASMCVRRVRHIQVNLIYRYLPVPAGRALSTAVDIAAFAFYSYGAWLVARYALAVDNEPMTTINWNKSHVYWLAFAGFALMSVRALQVGIENWRRGFSALQNPGYFDGSDD; via the coding sequence ATGACGCTTCACAGCTCCCTGCCCTTGTCGGGCGGCGCAGCCGAATCACGTCCCGTCGAGACCAGCGCGGAAGCGCTGGTCGCCAGCTTCGCAGAGGCCGACCAGCACACGGTCGACCTCTCAGGCTACGGCGTTGAAGACTGGATTTGTCTGGGCTTTTTCTGGACCATGGCTGGCCTGGTGTTTCTGCAGTTCTTCAGCCGCTATGTACTGAACGACTCGTTTGCCTGGACCGAAGAACTCGCCGTGTACTGCCTGATGCCGGTGGTGTTTATCGGCGCCTCCATGTGTGTGCGCCGCGTGCGGCACATTCAGGTCAACCTGATCTACCGCTACCTGCCGGTGCCTGCAGGGCGTGCGCTGTCTACTGCCGTGGACATTGCGGCATTCGCCTTTTACAGCTACGGTGCATGGCTGGTGGCGCGCTATGCGCTGGCCGTGGACAACGAGCCCATGACCACCATCAACTGGAACAAGAGCCATGTGTATTGGCTGGCCTTTGCCGGCTTCGCCCTGATGAGCGTGCGCGCCCTGCAGGTGGGCATTGAGAACTGGCGCCGCGGCTTCTCCGCGCTGCAAAACCCCGGCTATTTTGATGGCTCGGACGACTGA
- a CDS encoding FadR/GntR family transcriptional regulator, with the protein MPFQPIEPRRLYRQIADQLRQLIQTGEFAVGSKLPAERDLATKMGVSRPSVREALIALEVEGLIEVRMGSGIVVIGRESVRMLDNAPGPLEIIRARQLIECELAALAAKSTDPTLVPELLETLRDMEADIAARTLPIRGDRAFHIRIAQASDNSALQAVVTQLFDERNGPLFQKLGGHFEREATWKAAVDEHRAVVDAIAAHDPDMARAAMSGHLDHSHERFSAGWTTPTDA; encoded by the coding sequence ATGCCGTTTCAACCCATAGAGCCCCGCCGGCTGTACCGCCAGATTGCGGACCAGCTGCGCCAACTCATCCAGACCGGCGAATTCGCGGTGGGCAGCAAGCTGCCGGCCGAGCGCGACCTGGCCACCAAGATGGGTGTATCCCGCCCGTCCGTGCGTGAAGCGCTGATCGCGCTGGAAGTCGAAGGCCTGATCGAAGTCCGCATGGGCTCGGGCATCGTGGTCATCGGGCGCGAAAGCGTGCGTATGCTGGACAACGCGCCCGGCCCGCTGGAAATCATCCGCGCCCGCCAATTGATCGAATGCGAGCTGGCTGCCTTGGCCGCCAAAAGCACCGACCCCACCCTGGTGCCTGAGCTGCTGGAAACCCTGCGCGACATGGAAGCCGACATCGCCGCCCGCACCCTGCCCATACGCGGGGACCGCGCCTTTCACATCCGCATTGCGCAGGCCAGCGACAACAGCGCCTTGCAAGCAGTAGTCACCCAGCTCTTTGACGAACGCAATGGCCCCCTGTTCCAAAAACTGGGCGGCCACTTTGAGCGCGAAGCCACCTGGAAAGCCGCGGTGGACGAACACCGCGCCGTGGTCGACGCCATTGCCGCGCACGACCCCGACATGGCACGCGCTGCCATGAGCGGCCACCTGGACCATTCGCACGAACGCTTCTCTGCCGGCTGGACCACCCCCACCGACGCCTGA
- a CDS encoding L-idonate 5-dehydrogenase, whose translation MSLACTLNGPLNLSVEHHDTQNPGPGQVRVRLGAGGICGSDLHYYQHGRAGIFAIRAPFVPGHEASGVVDAVGDGVTRVKVGQKVAVNPAHPCGVCPACRAGRSNLCEKMVFLGSAAIFPHIHGFFREHFVMNEAQLTAIDEDVSLGEIACAEPLSVGLHAVRRAGEVLGATVLVTGAGTIGCMSVIAARLAGAGRVIACDPSERAREMALTVGADEALPDTSAWKGRVDVALEAAGHPAALAGCLAAVRRGGRVVQVGTLPAEIPFPANDIMSRELDYVGAFRADIEFDWAVQAIRSRRADVRPLISAQLPISQSKAAFDLALDRGRSTKVQLIPG comes from the coding sequence ATGAGCCTTGCCTGCACCTTGAATGGCCCGCTGAACCTCAGCGTGGAACACCACGACACCCAGAACCCCGGCCCCGGCCAGGTGCGGGTGCGGCTGGGCGCGGGCGGCATTTGCGGCTCCGACCTGCATTACTACCAGCACGGCCGCGCGGGCATTTTCGCGATCCGCGCGCCCTTTGTGCCGGGGCATGAAGCCTCGGGTGTGGTGGATGCGGTGGGCGACGGGGTTACCAGGGTGAAGGTCGGCCAGAAAGTGGCTGTCAACCCGGCCCACCCCTGCGGTGTGTGCCCCGCCTGCCGGGCCGGACGCAGCAACCTGTGCGAGAAGATGGTGTTTCTGGGCAGTGCGGCCATCTTCCCGCACATCCACGGCTTCTTCCGTGAGCACTTTGTGATGAATGAGGCCCAGCTCACCGCCATTGATGAAGATGTGAGCCTGGGTGAGATTGCCTGCGCCGAGCCGCTGTCGGTGGGACTACATGCCGTGCGCCGCGCAGGCGAAGTGCTGGGTGCCACGGTGCTGGTGACCGGGGCAGGCACTATCGGCTGCATGTCGGTGATTGCTGCGCGCCTGGCCGGTGCAGGCCGCGTGATTGCGTGTGACCCCAGCGAGCGGGCCCGCGAGATGGCGCTGACCGTGGGCGCCGACGAAGCTTTGCCTGATACCTCTGCATGGAAAGGCCGTGTCGATGTGGCGCTGGAAGCCGCCGGCCACCCTGCTGCACTGGCGGGCTGCCTGGCCGCGGTGCGCCGCGGCGGGCGCGTGGTGCAGGTGGGCACCCTGCCCGCAGAAATTCCTTTTCCGGCCAACGACATCATGTCGCGCGAGCTGGACTACGTGGGCGCCTTCCGCGCCGATATCGAATTCGACTGGGCCGTACAGGCCATTCGCAGCCGGCGGGCCGATGTGCGCCCGCTCATCAGCGCCCAGTTGCCGATCAGCCAATCGAAAGCGGCCTTCGATCTGGCATTGGACAGAGGCCGCAGTACCAAAGTGCAGCTGATTCCGGGCTGA